A window of the Roseovarius sp. S88 genome harbors these coding sequences:
- the arsH gene encoding arsenical resistance protein ArsH: MSECPNLAPDALHRVKDARLFPTERPTHPPRILLLYGSLREHSYSRFLSEEAARLLTHLGADTKSFDPQGLPLPDDAEVTHPKVAELRELVMWSEGMVWVSPERHGAMTGVMKSMIDWIPLAPIGGIRPTQGKTLALAQVCGGSQSFNAVNQMRILGRWMRMLTIPNQSSVPKAWDEFDKHGRMKPGPYYNRIVDVMEELMKYTLLTRAQSEYLTDRYSERVESLETLSKRVNAPKAI, encoded by the coding sequence ATGAGCGAATGCCCAAACCTTGCGCCGGATGCGCTGCACCGCGTGAAGGATGCGCGCCTTTTTCCAACAGAAAGACCGACGCATCCACCGCGCATCCTCCTGCTCTACGGCAGCCTGCGAGAGCATTCTTATTCAAGGTTTCTCAGCGAAGAGGCCGCTCGGCTGTTGACCCATCTGGGCGCGGACACAAAGTCATTTGATCCGCAAGGCCTACCCTTGCCCGATGATGCAGAGGTCACCCATCCCAAGGTCGCCGAGCTGCGTGAGTTGGTCATGTGGTCGGAAGGCATGGTCTGGGTCAGCCCTGAGCGCCACGGGGCGATGACCGGCGTGATGAAATCGATGATCGACTGGATCCCGCTGGCTCCGATTGGCGGCATTCGCCCCACACAAGGCAAGACACTCGCGCTGGCGCAGGTCTGCGGCGGGTCGCAAAGCTTTAACGCGGTCAACCAGATGCGCATCCTGGGGCGCTGGATGCGGATGCTGACCATTCCCAACCAGTCTTCGGTGCCCAAAGCCTGGGATGAGTTCGACAAACACGGCCGCATGAAGCCGGGCCCCTACTACAACCGCATCGTGGATGTGATGGAAGAGCTGATGAAGTACACGCTGTTGACCCGTGCGCAGTCTGAGTATCTTACGGATCGGTATTCCGAGCGGGTGGAAAGCCTTGAAACGTTGTCGAAACGGGTGAATGCACCGAAGGCGATTTGA
- a CDS encoding arsenate reductase ArsC, translated as MSSSSSELKNVLFLCTGNSARSLIAEAVMQREGLGRFNAYSAGSQPTGAPNPHAIAVLEQLNHDTSGLRSKSWDEFSGPDAPNMDFVFTVCDNAANETCPFWPGQPISAHWGLPDPAAVTGSDAEIGLAFHDTYRMLRNRISIFVNLPFSQLDGLTLKKELDAIGAHKDQKDPEPT; from the coding sequence ATGTCGTCAAGTTCATCCGAATTGAAAAACGTCCTGTTTCTCTGCACCGGAAACTCCGCTCGCTCACTCATCGCCGAAGCGGTCATGCAGCGCGAGGGCTTGGGACGGTTCAACGCCTATTCCGCCGGGTCACAGCCCACTGGCGCGCCAAACCCGCACGCCATCGCCGTGCTGGAACAGCTCAACCACGACACCAGCGGCTTACGCTCCAAAAGCTGGGATGAGTTTTCCGGACCCGACGCCCCGAACATGGATTTCGTCTTCACCGTTTGTGACAACGCTGCCAATGAGACCTGCCCGTTCTGGCCGGGACAACCCATCAGCGCGCATTGGGGTCTGCCCGACCCCGCCGCAGTCACCGGCTCTGATGCCGAAATTGGCCTGGCCTTTCACGACACCTACCGCATGCTGCGCAACCGCATTTCCATCTTTGTGAACCTGCCGTTCTCGCAACTGGACGGGCTGACGCTCAAGAAAGAACTCGACGCCATTGGCGCGCACAAAGACCAAAAGGATCCTGAACCCACATGA
- a CDS encoding MIP/aquaporin family protein: MTFDLPRRLTAEFLGTLLLVCTVVGSGIMAETLTEDVAVALLGNAIPTGAILFVLITILGPISGAHFNPAVTFAFLLRREISGSDAMAFMVVQVAGGVLGTVIAHGMFALDLFQASTTVRTGGAQWFAEVVATFGLVGVILGGLRFKAEAVPMLVGLYITAAYWFTASTSFANPAVAISRAFTDTFSGIRPADLPGFITAEIIGAAIAVALFGWLLKATPYVERA, encoded by the coding sequence ATGACGTTTGACTTACCACGTCGCCTCACGGCGGAATTTCTGGGTACGCTCTTGCTGGTCTGCACCGTGGTCGGCTCGGGCATTATGGCCGAGACGCTGACGGAAGATGTCGCCGTGGCCTTGTTGGGCAATGCGATCCCGACCGGGGCCATCCTGTTCGTGCTGATCACCATTCTGGGGCCAATCTCCGGCGCGCATTTCAACCCGGCCGTGACCTTTGCCTTCCTGCTCCGGCGAGAGATTTCCGGGAGCGACGCGATGGCGTTCATGGTGGTGCAGGTCGCAGGCGGTGTCCTTGGCACGGTCATCGCTCATGGCATGTTCGCCCTGGACCTGTTCCAAGCGTCGACAACCGTACGCACAGGCGGCGCGCAGTGGTTTGCCGAGGTTGTGGCCACCTTTGGCTTGGTCGGTGTGATCCTGGGCGGGTTGCGGTTCAAGGCAGAGGCCGTGCCCATGTTGGTGGGCCTTTATATCACCGCGGCCTACTGGTTCACCGCGTCGACCTCATTTGCCAATCCGGCCGTAGCCATTTCTCGGGCGTTCACGGACACATTTTCCGGCATCAGGCCGGCGGACCTGCCCGGCTTTATCACTGCTGAAATCATCGGGGCGGCCATTGCCGTGGCCCTCTTTGGTTGGCTTTTGAAGGCCACACCCTATGTGGAACGCGCATGA